The sequence below is a genomic window from Rhodococcus sp. 4CII.
GAGGTTCGATGCAGGACGGCGACGATATATGCGACAACCCCGACGCCCCACACCAACCACACTCTGTTCATCGCAGATCAAACTACCCGCCAGCAGGCATTACCCGCTGGGTGAAGTCACTCGCGGCCCAGCGACACCCAGGTCGGATCGGCCGTGCGCTCGCCGACGGTGAGGTCCGCGAGCAGGTCCAGGCGCGCGATCTGCCCCTCGGTCAGCGTCAGCGCGAGCGCGCCCGCGTTTTCCGTCACCCGCGCCGCGAACCGGGTGCCGGGGATCGACACGGACGGCAGTCCGAACTCGCGGCCCTTTGCGTCCAGCCACGCCAGCGACACCTGGGCGGGTGTCGCGTCGAGCTCGGCGGCGACCTCGCGGACGACGTCCAGCACCTTCAGGTTCGCGGGTAACGCGTCGTCGCCGAAACGCGGGAAGCGCCGGCGCAGATCGTTGTCGCCGAGCACGGCCGGGTCGTACGTTCCGGTGAGGAAGCCGCGGCCGACCGGCGAGTACGGCACGAAGCCGATGCCCAGTTCCGCCGCCGCGGGAACCACGTGCTTCTCGACGTCGCGACTCCAGATGCTCCACTCGCTCTGGACCGCGGCGATGGGATGCACCCGCGACGCGCGACGCAGTTCGTCGCCGGTGGCCTCGGACAGTCCGATGTTGCGGACCTTCCCGGCCTTCACTTGTTCCGCGATCGCACCGACGGTGTCCTCGATGGGCACCTCGGGGTCGACGCGGTGCAGGTAGTAGAGGTCGACGGTATCGACACCGAGCCGGGTCAGCGATTCGTCGAGAGCCTGCGACACGTACTCGGGCTTGCCGTTGATGCTGCGCCGGCCGTTCGCGATGTTGCCGACGAGCCCGAACTTGGTGGCCAACTGCACCTCGTCGCGCCGTTCCTTCAGCACCGTGCCCACCGCGATCTCACTCGCGCCGTCGCCGTACACATTGGCTGTGTCGATGAAGGTCACGCCGATGTCGATGGCGTGGTGGAGGGTCGCGAGCGCCTCCGCGGCGTCGACGGGGCCGTACACGGGGGCGACGGACATGGCGCCGTAGCCCTGGGCACTGACGGTGAAGCCTTCGGACAACTGCACGGTGGGGATGTTGGTCATGCGCCCCATCCTTCCCGAGCCCCCCGACAGGTGCATCGTTTGGAATCGCGGTGATCGTGAGCCGGCTGCCTCTACCCTGAGGGCATGCCATTCGACTGGTTCGAACTCGCCCGCATCGCCCACCGCGAGTTCGGTGCACGGGTCGCCGCGATCACCGACTGGTCGGCGCCCACCCCGGACCGCGAATGGGACGTCACGCATCTGGTGCGGCACGTCATCGAGGAACAGCAATGGGTTCCTCCACTACTGGCCGGGAAGACGGTCGGCGAAGCGACCCCGGACATCGAGCCCCTGCACGGCGACATGCGGTCGGAATGGGAGCGGTATTCGGACGCGGCCATCCGGGCATGGTTGTCGACGGACCCGCATACGCAGGTGCACCTGTCCTACGGCACGGTCCCGCTCGAGCCGTATCTGCGGCAGCAGATCGCCGACGTCACCATCCACGCGTGGGACCTCGCCAAGGCCACCGGATCCGACGACACGCTCGATGCGCACCTCGTCGCCGGCGTCTGGTCCGATCTCGACGGCCAACGCGAGATGCTGTCCGAGAGCGGTCTGTTCGACGACCCCGTCGACGTCCCCGCCGACGCGCCGCTGCAGGATCGCCTGATCGCCCTCACCGGTCGCGATCCCCGGCAACGCATTTAACCAACCGGCGCCGAGGCTCCCGCCTACGCTGGGAAACATGAGTACCTCGGATCCGAAACCCCGCAGCCGCGACGTCACCGACGGACTGGAGAAGACCGCAGCGCGCGGAATGCTCCGTGCGGTCGGCATGGGCGACGACGACTGGGGCAAGTCGCAGATCGGGGTGGCGTCGTCCTGGAACGAGATCACCCCGTGCAACCTGTCCCTCGACCGGCTCGCGAAGGCCGTCAAGGACGGCGTCCACGCGGGCGGCGGATATCCCATGGAGTTCGGCACCATCTCCGTGTCCGACGGCATCTCGATGGGCCATGAGGGCATGCACTTCTCGCTCGTGTCCCGCGAGGTCATCGCCGACAGCGTGGAAACGGTGATGCAGGCCGAGCGTCTCGACGGGTCGGTGCTGCTCGCCGGTTGCGACAAGTCACTGCCCGGCATGCTGATGGCCGCGGCCCGCCTGGATCTCGCGAGCGTCTTCCTCTACGCCGGGTCGATCCTGCCGGGCATCGCGAAACTGTCCGACGGCACCGAACGCGACGTCACCATCATCGACGCGTTCGAGGCGGTCGGCGCCTGCTCCCGCGGCCTGATGAGCCGCGAGGACGTCGACGCCATCGAGCGCGCCATCTGTCCCGGCGAAGGCGCGTGCGGCGGGATGTACACCGCGAACACCATGGCCAGTGCCGCCGAGGCGCTCGGCATGTCGCTGCCCGGGAGCGCGTCCCCGCCCGCCACCGACCGCCGTCGCGACGGATTCGCGCGGCGCAGCGGACAAGCGGTCGTCGAACTGCTCCGCCGCGGCATCACCGCCCGGGACATCCTCACCAAGGAGGCGTTCGAGAACGCCATCGCCGTGGTCATGGCGTTCGGCGGTTCCACCAACGCCGTGCTGCACCTGCTGGCGATTGCCAGCGAGGCCGACGTCGAATTGACGCTCGACGACTTCTCCCGCGTCGGCGCCCGGGTCCCGCACCTGGCGGACGTCAAACCGTTCGGCAAGCACGTGATGAAGGACGTCGACCACATCGGCGGCGTCCCCGTCATCATGAAGGCCCTGCTCGACGCCGGGATGCTGCACGGCGACTGCCTCACCGTCACCGGCCGGACCATGGCCGAGAACTTGGCGGACATCGCGCCTCCCGACCCGGACGGCAAGGTGCTCCGCGCGATGAGCGCACCCATCCACCCGACCGGCGGCATCACGATCCTCAAGGGTTCCCTCGCTCCGGGTGGTGCGGTGGTGAAATCAGCCGGTTTCGACTCCGACGTGTTCACCGGCACCGCCCGCGTCTTCGAACGGGAACGGGCCGCGATGGACGCTCTCGAGGACGGCACCATCACGAACGGCGACGTCGTCGTGATCCGCTACGAGGGGCCGAAGGGCGGCCCCGGGATGCGCGAAATGCTCGCGATCACGGGGGCGATCAAGGGCGCCGGCCTGGGCAAGGACGTCCTCCTGCTCACCGACGGTCGTTTCTCCGGTGGCACCACCGGACTGTGCGTGGGCCACGTGGCGCCGGAGGCCGTCGACGGAGGTCCCATCGCGTTCGTCCGCGACGGCGACCAGATCCGATTGGATGTCGGCACGGGCACGCTGGAACTGCTCGTCGACGAAGCGGAATTGGCTTCTCGGAAGGACGGGTGGGAGCCGCTGCCCCCGCGCTACACCCGCGGGGTCCTCGCCAAGTACACGAAGCTCGTCGGTTCCGCCTCGGGCGGCGCCGTCTGCGGGTAGGCGCTTCGCGCCGGTGAGTGGTTAGCGAGTCCAGAGACTCGTTAACCAGTCACGGGCGCCGCAGGCGCCTAAATGGGCCGGAAGCCCGCCCCCGGACCGCCGCTCGCGTTCATGTCGTTGACGATCGAGTTGAGGTTGGTGCCGATCTCCGGGCCGACGCACGGCGCCGCGAGGTAGGCGTTGACCATGGCCACCAGGGTCGTGCCGACGACCATCGGTGCGCCGGAGTCACCCTCGATCACGCAGGCCTGGGTCCACGTCTCCCCGGTCTGCATGAGGTCGCCGTAGACGATGCCGCACGTGTTTCCGGTGGTGCGGCCTTCCTTGCACGCGACCTGCGGGAAGGCTGCGGGTGCGCCGATCTGCGTGATGGTGACGCCCCCGACCCGGTTGACCGGGACGACCTTGTTGGGGTCGAACTGGATCACCGCATAGTCGAGGGCCGGATTGGAGACGACGAACGTGCCGACGATGCCGGCGTCCTGGTTCGCCTCGGCCACCACGTACGAGCCCGCCTCACCGCAGTGGCCGGCCGTCAGTCCGACGAGCCGGCCCGCGTTGTCGTGCCCGATGGTGGTGAGCGAACAGACGAGTTCGTCGTTCACCACAATCCCCGAACCGCCCCCCAAGACGGCGGCCGGAGCTGCTGTCGCGGACCCCGCCGCAACGAATCCCAGAATTCCCGCTGTTGCCGCAACAACCGCCGCGAATCGTTTCAACATTTTTTCGAACCTTCCCGGATGAGCCCCGACGGCCGCGTGTCTCTCCATAAGAATCCCACCCGCACAAGCCCTGCGTGCGGGAATGCAGATGTAGGGACCGCGACCGTTGCTCGTCCGGGCGCTAGTCGACGGCGCCGAGCGCCTCGAGCGCTTTGCGTGCGTCCTCGAGTTGCCGGCTCAGCTCGTCGACCCGGGCCGCCGCGAGGTTGCGTGCGGCGACGATGATCGACTCGACCGCCTCGATCGCGGTCTCCTCCCCCAGTTCCCGGACGGCACGCTCGACGGCGTCCGG
It includes:
- a CDS encoding aldo/keto reductase, with the translated sequence MTNIPTVQLSEGFTVSAQGYGAMSVAPVYGPVDAAEALATLHHAIDIGVTFIDTANVYGDGASEIAVGTVLKERRDEVQLATKFGLVGNIANGRRSINGKPEYVSQALDESLTRLGVDTVDLYYLHRVDPEVPIEDTVGAIAEQVKAGKVRNIGLSEATGDELRRASRVHPIAAVQSEWSIWSRDVEKHVVPAAAELGIGFVPYSPVGRGFLTGTYDPAVLGDNDLRRRFPRFGDDALPANLKVLDVVREVAAELDATPAQVSLAWLDAKGREFGLPSVSIPGTRFAARVTENAGALALTLTEGQIARLDLLADLTVGERTADPTWVSLGRE
- a CDS encoding TIGR03086 family metal-binding protein, coding for MPFDWFELARIAHREFGARVAAITDWSAPTPDREWDVTHLVRHVIEEQQWVPPLLAGKTVGEATPDIEPLHGDMRSEWERYSDAAIRAWLSTDPHTQVHLSYGTVPLEPYLRQQIADVTIHAWDLAKATGSDDTLDAHLVAGVWSDLDGQREMLSESGLFDDPVDVPADAPLQDRLIALTGRDPRQRI
- the ilvD gene encoding dihydroxy-acid dehydratase, giving the protein MSTSDPKPRSRDVTDGLEKTAARGMLRAVGMGDDDWGKSQIGVASSWNEITPCNLSLDRLAKAVKDGVHAGGGYPMEFGTISVSDGISMGHEGMHFSLVSREVIADSVETVMQAERLDGSVLLAGCDKSLPGMLMAAARLDLASVFLYAGSILPGIAKLSDGTERDVTIIDAFEAVGACSRGLMSREDVDAIERAICPGEGACGGMYTANTMASAAEALGMSLPGSASPPATDRRRDGFARRSGQAVVELLRRGITARDILTKEAFENAIAVVMAFGGSTNAVLHLLAIASEADVELTLDDFSRVGARVPHLADVKPFGKHVMKDVDHIGGVPVIMKALLDAGMLHGDCLTVTGRTMAENLADIAPPDPDGKVLRAMSAPIHPTGGITILKGSLAPGGAVVKSAGFDSDVFTGTARVFERERAAMDALEDGTITNGDVVVIRYEGPKGGPGMREMLAITGAIKGAGLGKDVLLLTDGRFSGGTTGLCVGHVAPEAVDGGPIAFVRDGDQIRLDVGTGTLELLVDEAELASRKDGWEPLPPRYTRGVLAKYTKLVGSASGGAVCG
- a CDS encoding S1 family peptidase yields the protein MLKRFAAVVAATAGILGFVAAGSATAAPAAVLGGGSGIVVNDELVCSLTTIGHDNAGRLVGLTAGHCGEAGSYVVAEANQDAGIVGTFVVSNPALDYAVIQFDPNKVVPVNRVGGVTITQIGAPAAFPQVACKEGRTTGNTCGIVYGDLMQTGETWTQACVIEGDSGAPMVVGTTLVAMVNAYLAAPCVGPEIGTNLNSIVNDMNASGGPGAGFRPI